The Candidatus Margulisiibacteriota bacterium genome contains the following window.
CGAAAAGTGCGTCAGGGAAATTTGCCCCTGCCGGACTTTGGCTAAAATGAACGGCGGGATTTTGACAAATTTCTGGAAATTGTCCTTGGTGATGAGCCGCGCCGGGTGGCCATTGGCGTTTTGCCGTAGCGCGCGCCAGCAGGCCCGGACGATCTCCGGCATGTTTTTCTCGCCCTGCCACCAGCAAAACCAGACCGGATATTTTTCCGGCATCCGTTTCCGCCGCGGATTTTTGGCCTGAAATTTCTGGAGGACATCCGCGTAGTTTTGCCGCAAATATTTTTTCAGAGCCAGATGTTTGCGCAAAACTTTGTCGAAAAGGCAGGCGTATAGGAAAACAAAAAACTCCCGCATATTTTTATCTTAACATGGAGATGTTGCGCGTGGTAAATATCTTTATATTTACCGTGCCTAGCGCGAATTGTTTGCCAACAAAACGCAACAGTTTGCATCGTTTGTTTTTTCGCTTGAATAATGATATAAAATTATTAGGATAGGAGAAACGTATGGCAAAAATTTGGCAAAACTGGCAGATCGCCCCTGAGGTCAAAGCTATTCTGAATAAAGCGCCGGAGGTTGTTTTTCCCGCCTCCAAAAAAGAAGTTCTCGATCTGGCTATGGGTGGCAAGGATTTTGTTTTCGAGGTCAGCTACGAAGTGCCCGGCAAAGGCAATGTGCCAGAAGCCGTGGTCGTCAAATGCCGCAACGGGCTGTCCGTTAATTTTCCCGAGCCGCACATGCGCCGCCGCGATCCAAACTGCATGTTTATCGGCGACAATGCGCCGACCGACAAGCCGCGTTTTACGGAGGCTTTTCCGCAGTACAAATTTCCTGAGGTGCGCCAGGAGACTTTTGACTGGCTGGCCAAGCAGGAGCTGGCGGTGCTTTGCACGAATATCGGCGGCGAGGACACCGGGCTGTACGGCATTTTGATCGCGCCCAAAAACGCCGGCTGTTTTATCGGCGCGCTGGCGGATATTCAGGGCATTGTGCCGCCGACCGATCTGTCGCGCACTTTTGCGCCGGACGCGATCATTTATCTGGCGCCGGTTTTCCGCCACACGCATTTCAACGGCAAGCAGGTCGTTGTCAATAACCGCCTGCCCAATGTGCATGAAGTTTTTTCTTACAATCTTTACCCGGGGCCAAGCGCCAAAAAAGGCATTTACAGCGTGCTGCTGGATATCGGCGAACGCGAGCAATGGCTGACCTTGCACGGCGCGGCGGTGCAGGTGGTCACGCCTTACGACAATATTACGACGATCCTTCACGAAGGCGCGAGTGGCAGTGGCAAGAGCGAGATGCTGGAATACGCGCACCGCAAGACCGACGGACGCCTGCTGCTGGGCGTGAATAAAGTGACCAAAGAAGAGCTGGATTTGAGCATGGACCAGACCTGTCTGCTCAAGCCGGTCACCGACGACATGGCGATTTCCCATCCGCACGATCAGAAAAATAATCCTAAACTGGTGGTGCGTGACGCTGAACAAGCTTGGTTTATCCGTATCAACCACATCACGCATTACGGCACCGATCCTAAACTGGAGCGCGCCTGTATTCACCCGAGCGAGCCGCTGCTGTATT
Protein-coding sequences here:
- a CDS encoding DUF4914 family protein; this encodes MAKIWQNWQIAPEVKAILNKAPEVVFPASKKEVLDLAMGGKDFVFEVSYEVPGKGNVPEAVVVKCRNGLSVNFPEPHMRRRDPNCMFIGDNAPTDKPRFTEAFPQYKFPEVRQETFDWLAKQELAVLCTNIGGEDTGLYGILIAPKNAGCFIGALADIQGIVPPTDLSRTFAPDAIIYLAPVFRHTHFNGKQVVVNNRLPNVHEVFSYNLYPGPSAKKGIYSVLLDIGEREQWLTLHGAAVQVVTPYDNITTILHEGASGSGKSEMLEYAHRKTDGRLLLGVNKVTKEELDLSMDQTCLLKPVTDDMAISHPHDQKNNPKLVVRDAEQAWFIRINHITHYGTDPKLERACIHPSEPLLYLNIDGRPGSTALLWEHVEDSPGRVCSNPRVILPRKLDEDVVNSPVEVDFRSFGVRAPLCTAKNPTYGIFGMLHLLPPALSWLWRLAAPRGDANPSILTKGSGLITEGVGTFWPFATGKFVNYANLLLDQIAATPQTRHVLLPNQHIGAWKVGFMPQWLVREYLARRGAAKFNPAHLEVARCPLLGYIPGQIKIEGTTIPEQFLHVETQPEVGLDAYDTGAQILTEFFRAEIKKYLQPELSRLGQDIINCCLENGDLEDYKKLLPMTY